One Candidatus Polarisedimenticolia bacterium genomic window carries:
- a CDS encoding PadR family transcriptional regulator — protein sequence MSKPTDLVQGTLDLLLLKILALEPMHGWAISLRIKSFSGDVLQVSEGSLYPALHKLEQEGWIKAEWKQTENNRRAKFYSITRMGRKQLDAEAANWNRLSAAISQIVKLSET from the coding sequence ATGAGCAAACCAACCGACCTCGTCCAGGGCACCCTCGATCTTCTGCTCCTCAAGATTCTTGCTTTGGAGCCGATGCACGGGTGGGCCATCAGCCTGCGGATCAAATCGTTCTCCGGAGACGTCCTCCAGGTGAGCGAAGGCTCCCTCTATCCGGCCCTGCACAAGCTCGAGCAGGAGGGCTGGATCAAGGCGGAGTGGAAGCAGACGGAGAACAACCGACGGGCGAAGTTCTATTCCATTACCCGGATGGGCCGGAAGCAGCTCGACGCCGAGGCGGCGAACTGGAACCGCCTTTCGGCCGCCATCTCGCAGATCGTCAAGCTCTCGGAGACGTAG